A portion of the Neorhodopirellula lusitana genome contains these proteins:
- the yajC gene encoding preprotein translocase subunit YajC yields the protein MASLIACRTDVFTFLLVFWIAHLLLPSDPSSLHVAGFSVAGWISSLSLLAQEAPGPASPLQLFFSSPLPLFAGLAMIWYLTWFLPEKRKRQDEASMLASLVKNDRVVTLGGLHGTVVSAAADSDVVVLKIDEAGNTRVKINRSAVVAITEHAKGKALGKSGAAGKTPDGDDKSKNASDEESSE from the coding sequence TTGGCTTCGCTTATTGCCTGCCGCACGGATGTTTTCACGTTTCTTTTGGTGTTTTGGATCGCTCACTTGCTGCTACCCTCGGACCCTTCAAGCCTTCACGTTGCCGGATTTTCGGTCGCGGGATGGATCAGCTCATTATCGCTGCTGGCTCAAGAAGCCCCTGGTCCCGCTTCGCCATTGCAGCTCTTTTTCAGCAGCCCGTTGCCGTTATTCGCCGGATTGGCGATGATTTGGTACCTAACGTGGTTCCTGCCTGAAAAACGGAAACGCCAAGACGAGGCCAGCATGTTGGCTTCGCTTGTCAAGAACGACCGGGTTGTCACCCTGGGTGGCTTGCACGGAACCGTCGTTTCCGCCGCAGCCGACAGCGATGTCGTGGTGTTGAAGATTGACGAAGCCGGAAACACCCGAGTCAAAATCAATCGTTCTGCGGTCGTCGCGATCACAGAACACGCCAAGGGAAAAGCCCTCGGCAAGTCTGGAGCCGCCGGCAAAACGCCCGATGGCGATGATAAATCCAAGAATGCCTCGGACGAGGAATCGTCCGAGTAG